The following are encoded in a window of Desulfopila inferna genomic DNA:
- a CDS encoding sigma-54 interaction domain-containing protein, producing the protein MKDEKLARYWKTVVDIIHDGVMIVDVGGYIVSVNQALVDITGYSQEELVGQPCSILGCSSCKKIYDPTGKHWCRLFSIGDVNMQKASMVRRDGTSVDVMKNASVLKEDGKIIGAVETLTDITELLEKENQIEAYRRELQAEYSFEGMVGVSMTMRRTFDMIANVAESDAPALIIGESGTGKELAARAIHQNSARKDRPYVQVNCAALNESVLESELFGHVKGAFTGAYQNREGRFEAANGGDIFLDEIGDLPQSIQIKLLRVLEEKVIERVGDNRSIPVDVRIITATNRDLKQLVDSGSFRGDFYYRINVLPIEIPPLRNRTEDIPVLAEMFFKHVQLKSNKPIQGISPEAMEALVRYSWPGNVRELKSAFEYAFVTCMESSIKAEHLPPDVHMEDSKRSKLAVPAMSLDGRKKQALLQALEQAGGNKSQAARILGVSRVTVWNQMHRYNLI; encoded by the coding sequence ATGAAAGATGAGAAGCTTGCCCGCTATTGGAAAACGGTTGTCGATATAATTCATGACGGAGTCATGATTGTCGATGTGGGCGGATATATTGTCTCTGTAAATCAAGCACTTGTGGATATAACCGGTTATAGTCAGGAAGAGCTGGTGGGCCAGCCATGCTCGATACTGGGATGCAGCAGCTGCAAAAAAATCTATGATCCGACTGGCAAGCATTGGTGTAGACTCTTCAGCATTGGCGATGTTAACATGCAGAAGGCATCCATGGTCAGAAGAGATGGTACTTCCGTTGATGTTATGAAAAATGCCTCCGTGCTCAAAGAAGATGGAAAAATTATCGGCGCCGTGGAAACCCTTACGGATATCACCGAGTTGTTGGAGAAGGAGAACCAGATCGAGGCCTATCGCCGTGAACTGCAGGCCGAATATTCATTTGAGGGAATGGTCGGAGTGTCGATGACTATGCGGCGCACCTTCGATATGATAGCCAATGTCGCCGAATCAGACGCTCCCGCGTTGATTATCGGGGAGAGCGGAACAGGCAAGGAACTGGCGGCCAGGGCAATTCATCAAAATTCAGCCCGCAAGGACCGGCCCTATGTTCAGGTAAACTGCGCGGCATTGAATGAATCTGTTTTGGAAAGCGAGCTTTTCGGGCACGTTAAGGGGGCTTTTACCGGGGCGTATCAAAACCGTGAAGGCCGATTTGAGGCAGCCAACGGGGGAGATATATTTCTCGATGAAATCGGTGACTTGCCGCAATCAATTCAGATTAAACTGCTTAGAGTCCTTGAAGAGAAAGTGATTGAGCGGGTTGGCGACAACCGCTCGATTCCGGTGGATGTAAGGATAATTACTGCAACTAACCGCGATCTCAAACAGCTTGTGGATTCCGGTTCCTTCAGGGGTGATTTCTACTACCGTATCAATGTTCTCCCCATCGAAATCCCACCACTCAGAAACCGTACCGAAGATATCCCCGTGCTGGCTGAAATGTTTTTCAAACATGTTCAGCTGAAAAGTAATAAACCTATCCAGGGTATTTCCCCGGAGGCTATGGAGGCGCTGGTCCGCTACTCCTGGCCGGGAAATGTGCGGGAACTGAAAAGCGCGTTTGAATATGCCTTTGTTACCTGTATGGAAAGCAGTATTAAGGCGGAGCACCTGCCTCCGGATGTACACATGGAAGACAGTAAGCGCTCAAAGCTGGCGGTGCCGGCGATGAGCCTGGACGGGAGGAAAAAACAGGCGCTCCTGCAGGCCCTTGAACAAGCCGGGGGCAATAAATCACAGGCTGCCCGTATCCTGGGAGTATCACGTGTAACCGTATGGAATCAGATGCATAGATATAATCTGATCTAG
- a CDS encoding MFS transporter, whose amino-acid sequence METENITKSFNSQGTELAKNLSPVMFLTFIFFLSFVGRQLAGPLLPAIEEELGLSHTQSGMFILLIGSGFCLSQLGAAFLAAKWGYRHCILLSLWGSAIAALLIGYMQSVWLLYPGFFFLGMAGGLYVPSGISLITVLVHPKDWGKAISIHELAPNLALILVPFLATIAVILGSWRWGFIFCAAALAALGAVYLRAGVDADKRPSPPSLKLVGEVVAKPSFWQLSVLLSLAVGVETGVYTMTPLFLVSERGYDLAQANLLLGLSRIPSVILVLLSGWLTDRLSPSTAISIALGVTGVAIVCLGMGPGALLVPAIFIQAAASACLFPPILSMASGNSSTESRALTFSLSLAVAPIVGGGLLPAGIAIAGDLLSFGAGMVGFGILTIAGVFLVKH is encoded by the coding sequence ATGGAAACTGAAAACATTACCAAAAGCTTTAATTCGCAGGGAACGGAGCTTGCTAAAAACCTATCCCCGGTCATGTTCCTGACCTTTATTTTTTTCCTCAGCTTTGTGGGGAGGCAGCTTGCCGGCCCCTTGTTGCCCGCTATCGAGGAGGAACTCGGCTTGAGCCATACTCAAAGCGGCATGTTTATTCTGCTAATAGGGTCAGGCTTTTGCCTAAGTCAACTCGGGGCTGCGTTTCTGGCTGCCAAATGGGGTTACCGGCACTGCATCCTGCTGTCCCTGTGGGGGAGCGCCATAGCAGCACTCTTAATAGGGTATATGCAATCAGTATGGCTGCTTTATCCGGGCTTTTTCTTCCTGGGTATGGCCGGAGGACTCTATGTTCCCTCTGGCATCTCCCTGATAACGGTCCTGGTCCATCCTAAAGATTGGGGCAAGGCTATCAGCATTCATGAACTTGCGCCCAACCTGGCTCTTATATTGGTTCCATTTCTGGCGACAATCGCTGTAATTCTCGGGTCGTGGCGCTGGGGATTTATTTTTTGTGCTGCCGCCCTGGCGGCACTGGGTGCTGTCTATTTGCGGGCGGGTGTGGATGCCGACAAACGCCCATCGCCGCCCAGCTTGAAACTGGTGGGCGAGGTTGTGGCCAAACCCTCCTTCTGGCAGTTGAGTGTTTTGCTGAGTCTGGCGGTGGGAGTGGAAACCGGCGTATATACGATGACGCCTCTCTTTCTGGTGAGTGAAAGAGGATATGATCTGGCCCAGGCCAACCTGTTGCTTGGACTGTCACGGATTCCAAGTGTGATTCTGGTGCTGCTTTCCGGTTGGCTGACGGATCGGCTGAGCCCGTCGACAGCCATTTCCATCGCCCTTGGCGTGACTGGAGTAGCCATTGTCTGTCTTGGTATGGGCCCGGGAGCACTGCTGGTGCCTGCCATTTTCATTCAGGCGGCAGCCTCGGCCTGTCTGTTTCCTCCTATTCTGTCAATGGCCTCGGGCAATTCTTCGACAGAAAGCCGGGCGCTCACGTTTTCTTTGAGTCTTGCCGTTGCGCCGATAGTCGGCGGCGGATTGCTTCCCGCCGGCATTGCCATAGCCGGGGACCTGCTTTCCTTCGGAGCCGGGATGGTCGGGTTCGGCATTCTCACTATCGCCGGTGTTTTTCTTGTGAAGCACTGA
- a CDS encoding M48 family metalloprotease: protein MLTNTPEVKGSDKPLRKRTTMRQRQFHSILTWMPRMFSCTASFYPALLLPIMICLTMTACQTIDATGQRQLSFIGEQQEVQMGQSSNEEIVKTMGLYEDEGLQNYVGEIGSRMARTTERPELPWTFQVIDDDVVNAFALPGGYVYLTRGILAHFENEAQMAGVLGHEIAHVTAKHSVVRLSKAMITQLGLGVATIAVPELQEFSSMLGQGMQLLFLKFSRDDETEADRLGIRYMINVNEDPRELIDVMEMLGSMTGEGGKLPQWASTHPHPENRVEFISAHLAGLDRRNFNPVKRESYLQRLDGMVYGADPREGIIKGSRFYHPEMAFQLRFPEGWGVVNQPSVVLGISPGKDAAVQLSLGKGEEPLQALSLFLQQNGIRALSSARAQVNGLPAAGGEFLAQTDKGQVHGRAVFILYNERLYRIIGYSSQQVWSKYDREISSSANSFSRLTDDRYLKAEPLRLKIIRTQSSISLKELHARHNVAIPLEELARLNQIGVGEILESGRYLKIVAGELP, encoded by the coding sequence ATGCTGACAAACACTCCCGAAGTCAAGGGGAGCGATAAACCATTGCGGAAGAGGACCACCATGAGACAAAGACAGTTCCATTCGATACTTACATGGATGCCGAGGATGTTTTCCTGCACCGCTTCGTTTTATCCTGCTCTTCTGCTGCCGATCATGATCTGCCTGACCATGACGGCCTGCCAGACTATTGATGCTACCGGACAACGGCAGTTGAGTTTCATAGGAGAACAGCAGGAAGTTCAGATGGGGCAGAGTTCCAACGAGGAAATTGTCAAGACAATGGGCCTGTATGAGGATGAGGGCCTGCAGAATTATGTAGGGGAAATCGGATCGAGAATGGCCCGAACCACTGAACGGCCGGAGCTGCCCTGGACCTTTCAGGTCATAGATGATGACGTAGTAAACGCCTTCGCCCTGCCCGGCGGGTATGTCTATCTCACTCGAGGCATATTGGCCCATTTCGAAAATGAAGCTCAGATGGCCGGTGTGCTGGGTCATGAAATCGCGCATGTTACCGCAAAACATTCGGTGGTTCGCCTAAGCAAGGCCATGATAACCCAACTGGGGCTCGGCGTGGCAACCATCGCCGTCCCCGAGCTGCAGGAGTTTTCTTCCATGCTTGGTCAGGGAATGCAGCTTCTTTTCCTGAAGTTCAGCAGGGATGATGAGACCGAGGCTGACAGACTCGGTATACGCTATATGATCAACGTTAATGAAGATCCCAGGGAACTCATCGATGTCATGGAAATGCTGGGCAGCATGACCGGGGAAGGAGGAAAGTTGCCTCAATGGGCCTCTACCCATCCTCACCCGGAAAACCGCGTAGAATTCATTTCCGCTCATCTCGCCGGACTGGATCGCCGGAATTTCAATCCGGTAAAAAGAGAATCATATCTGCAGAGACTGGACGGCATGGTTTACGGTGCCGATCCCCGGGAGGGGATTATCAAAGGCAGCAGGTTCTACCATCCGGAAATGGCGTTCCAGCTTCGTTTCCCTGAAGGTTGGGGGGTCGTCAACCAACCCAGCGTTGTTCTGGGAATAAGTCCCGGCAAGGATGCGGCAGTTCAGCTTTCTCTTGGAAAAGGGGAAGAGCCGCTGCAGGCTTTGTCCTTATTTCTTCAACAGAACGGCATCAGGGCGCTGTCTTCAGCAAGGGCGCAAGTGAATGGCCTTCCGGCTGCAGGCGGTGAATTTCTCGCTCAGACTGATAAGGGGCAGGTTCACGGACGAGCTGTCTTTATCCTCTACAATGAACGCCTCTACCGGATCATTGGCTACAGTTCTCAGCAGGTCTGGAGTAAATATGACCGTGAAATCAGCAGTTCCGCCAACAGTTTCAGCAGATTGACAGATGACCGATACCTCAAGGCCGAACCTTTGCGCCTGAAGATCATCAGAACCCAGTCTTCCATTTCTCTGAAAGAGCTCCATGCCCGGCACAATGTCGCGATTCCGTTGGAGGAGCTGGCTCGCTTGAATCAGATCGGCGTCGGTGAAATTCTGGAGTCCGGACGATATCTGAAGATAGTTGCCGGAGAGCTGCCGTAA
- a CDS encoding response regulator — MEKSGWGDKAITYHLNERAELEEKLRVINRDYTMLLEMCKTLAESLELQKVLQISVDSVTKLVGLDTAAIYLLEENILYLQATTPPLPSDFPEEMRSAPLADHPHIQKAFDSHKPLFIPDFAQADLTPAERAIAEKRNLQTVLFVPLVMHEKPVGVFIVGSVGKPSALSNRRIELSRIWAGLSSLSLKNARLYEESEKNSLKNKKMLIERIEMMEQKNKLESQLQQTQKMEAIGILAGGIAHDFNNMLGGIMGAAELLGYHLPNDAKAKQLHQTILDSTTRAADLTKQLLAFSRQSVKANTTVNLHGVIQEIVALTKRTLNKQIIIEANLRATSCVMGDPSLLHNALLNLCINASQAMPEGGILRLNTQNTWVDEDYGISSSFKLQPGQYIEVEVQDNGCGIAQEHLGYIFEPFFTTKEQGKGTGLGLSSVYGTVQQHSGAISVYSELGEGTSFSILLPICEDAEKVPTNSVDIKKGSGCILLVDDEEIMRSTAKAILESLGYEVLMAEDGEKALEIYKREKGRIDLVLLDMIMPVMNGKVCFEKLREYDPQARVMLSSGFSTEDDLQEMRRSGLKGYIRKPYLISTLSRSIFEVLQEERD, encoded by the coding sequence GTGGAAAAGTCAGGATGGGGTGACAAAGCAATTACATATCACCTGAACGAGCGGGCAGAGCTGGAAGAAAAGTTACGCGTCATTAATCGTGACTACACCATGCTTCTGGAAATGTGCAAGACTCTCGCGGAATCGCTGGAGTTACAAAAAGTCCTTCAGATATCTGTCGATAGTGTTACGAAGTTAGTTGGATTAGATACCGCAGCCATTTACCTCCTTGAAGAAAACATACTCTATCTTCAGGCAACTACTCCTCCCCTTCCCTCTGATTTTCCAGAAGAGATGCGCTCTGCCCCTCTTGCAGATCACCCTCATATTCAAAAGGCTTTTGACTCTCACAAGCCATTATTTATACCTGATTTTGCACAAGCCGACCTGACTCCAGCCGAACGGGCTATTGCTGAAAAAAGAAATTTACAAACAGTGCTCTTTGTCCCTCTCGTGATGCATGAAAAGCCGGTAGGTGTATTCATTGTAGGTTCAGTCGGGAAACCTTCGGCTCTATCAAATAGACGAATTGAGCTATCCCGTATCTGGGCAGGCTTGTCTTCTTTATCCTTGAAAAATGCCCGACTCTATGAGGAAAGCGAAAAAAATTCCCTGAAAAACAAAAAAATGCTGATCGAGCGTATTGAAATGATGGAGCAGAAAAACAAGCTTGAATCTCAACTTCAGCAGACGCAAAAAATGGAGGCGATCGGGATTCTTGCTGGAGGTATTGCTCATGATTTCAACAACATGCTCGGAGGGATAATGGGTGCAGCCGAACTATTAGGCTATCATTTGCCCAATGATGCCAAGGCGAAGCAGCTGCACCAGACCATCCTGGACTCCACAACCAGGGCAGCCGACCTGACGAAACAGCTGCTGGCCTTTTCACGTCAATCCGTCAAGGCAAACACAACGGTCAACCTTCATGGAGTTATTCAGGAGATTGTCGCGCTCACCAAAAGAACCTTGAATAAACAAATCATCATCGAGGCAAACCTCAGAGCAACAAGCTGTGTAATGGGCGATCCTTCTCTTTTGCATAACGCTTTGCTCAATCTTTGTATAAACGCCTCCCAAGCCATGCCGGAAGGAGGAATCCTGCGATTGAACACTCAGAATACCTGGGTCGATGAAGATTACGGCATCTCCTCCTCTTTTAAGCTGCAACCTGGACAATACATTGAGGTGGAAGTTCAAGATAATGGATGCGGCATAGCGCAGGAACATCTGGGATATATATTCGAACCGTTTTTTACGACAAAGGAGCAAGGGAAGGGAACGGGGCTGGGGTTATCCTCAGTCTATGGAACTGTTCAACAGCACAGTGGTGCCATAAGTGTATACTCTGAACTTGGCGAAGGAACATCTTTTTCAATATTGCTGCCTATCTGCGAAGATGCCGAGAAAGTGCCCACCAATTCTGTCGATATTAAAAAGGGCTCGGGGTGTATTCTGCTGGTCGATGATGAAGAAATAATGAGGAGCACTGCCAAGGCAATTCTGGAATCTTTGGGGTATGAAGTCCTCATGGCCGAAGATGGTGAAAAAGCCCTGGAAATATACAAGCGAGAAAAAGGCAGGATTGATCTTGTTCTTCTGGACATGATTATGCCGGTGATGAACGGCAAAGTGTGTTTTGAAAAATTGAGAGAATACGATCCACAAGCGCGCGTGATGCTCTCGTCTGGCTTTTCCACTGAAGATGATCTCCAGGAGATGAGAAGGTCCGGACTTAAAGGGTATATTCGCAAACCTTATCTCATCTCGACATTAAGCCGGAGTATTTTTGAAGTACTTCAGGAGGAAAGAGACTAA
- a CDS encoding LysR family transcriptional regulator — protein sequence MESFDIVTMRVFLAVGRLGSIGAAARNEHIAASAASRRISDLERELGIVLISRTPSGTNLTPAGQAFAEHCEQLLHKYAEVRADLKRFAEGEAGELRLAAIPRALAGVLPFLIAQFKRDNPEIHVTVQEIFSRQGVRFLREDVSDMAIIYDSVDTTGFELKPFKEDQVWVVGHKDHPLFLEKNASEAVFFKETLEYEHISFHEGGVLDELVSEARKGHRKRLTTVRVQRINSLIRCVEAGLGLGIIGERDLQPHLTNANLAMLRLADKWASRNLVCAYPQGQAASPPLKRFLQYLDGDVL from the coding sequence ATGGAAAGTTTCGACATAGTCACCATGCGCGTATTTCTGGCTGTTGGCCGCCTGGGCAGTATCGGTGCGGCTGCCAGGAATGAACACATCGCGGCATCTGCTGCATCGCGGCGAATAAGCGATCTTGAACGTGAACTTGGTATCGTGCTGATTTCAAGAACGCCTTCAGGTACTAATCTGACGCCGGCGGGTCAGGCTTTTGCGGAACACTGCGAGCAGCTGTTGCACAAATATGCCGAGGTAAGAGCGGATCTGAAGCGTTTTGCCGAAGGTGAGGCCGGTGAGTTGCGGCTTGCTGCAATTCCCCGAGCCCTGGCGGGTGTCTTACCGTTTCTCATTGCCCAGTTCAAAAGAGATAACCCCGAAATCCATGTGACAGTGCAGGAGATATTCTCCAGGCAGGGCGTGAGATTTTTGCGGGAAGACGTTTCGGACATGGCCATAATATATGACTCCGTCGACACGACGGGTTTTGAGCTCAAGCCTTTCAAGGAGGATCAGGTCTGGGTCGTGGGGCATAAAGACCATCCGCTGTTTCTTGAGAAGAATGCGTCCGAAGCTGTGTTCTTTAAAGAAACTCTTGAATACGAACACATCTCTTTCCATGAAGGAGGTGTTCTGGATGAACTTGTTTCCGAGGCCAGAAAAGGGCACAGGAAAAGGTTGACTACGGTCAGGGTGCAGCGGATCAACTCCCTGATCAGGTGCGTCGAAGCCGGCCTGGGGCTGGGCATAATCGGTGAACGAGACCTTCAGCCCCATTTGACCAATGCGAATCTGGCAATGTTACGACTGGCAGACAAGTGGGCGTCCAGGAATCTTGTATGCGCCTACCCGCAGGGGCAAGCCGCCTCTCCGCCGCTGAAAAGATTCCTGCAGTATCTTGATGGTGATGTGCTTTAG
- a CDS encoding universal stress protein: protein MQIPSVKIRNILFPTDLSDNARYAFAYAVSLADQYGSKITLLHILPEDQREVEGHITSYIKKEKWEEIKNSHYQEVRTSLTGKIRQHAKTRTVRDQFAADEAGAEPADEIVIKHGSRPAREIIRQIEECRCDLVVMGSRGDSSLMDVVMGSITEQVLKRSPVPVLVVRLPED, encoded by the coding sequence ATGCAGATCCCCAGTGTGAAGATACGCAACATACTCTTCCCTACGGACCTCTCCGACAATGCTCGCTACGCCTTTGCCTATGCCGTGAGCCTGGCCGATCAGTACGGGTCGAAAATAACCCTGCTTCATATACTGCCCGAGGACCAGAGGGAAGTGGAAGGCCACATCACCAGTTATATCAAGAAGGAAAAGTGGGAGGAGATCAAGAACTCGCACTACCAAGAGGTCAGGACTTCCCTGACCGGCAAGATCAGGCAGCATGCCAAGACCCGCACAGTGCGGGATCAATTCGCCGCCGATGAAGCCGGCGCCGAGCCCGCCGACGAAATCGTCATTAAGCATGGCAGCAGGCCGGCCCGGGAGATCATCCGTCAGATCGAGGAGTGCCGATGCGATCTTGTGGTCATGGGCAGCAGAGGCGACTCCTCGCTGATGGACGTGGTCATGGGAAGCATTACCGAGCAGGTGCTCAAGCGCTCCCCCGTGCCGGTGTTGGTTGTTCGCTTGCCCGAAGATTGA
- a CDS encoding C-GCAxxG-C-C family protein, which yields MDEILAITFFKNGNNCAQSVFAHFANRLGLTQDSAVKIATGFGSGMGRTQQTCGAITGGILVLNSRYGRTETTTEEEQEELIEKIQILCDVFKNEHQSTQCLKILNGCNLRTEKGQNLFKNKNMINICYGCVQTVVGHLENVLSE from the coding sequence ATGGATGAAATATTGGCTATAACTTTTTTCAAAAACGGTAATAACTGTGCACAATCTGTATTTGCTCATTTCGCAAATCGTTTAGGATTAACTCAAGATTCTGCTGTGAAAATTGCAACTGGATTCGGGTCTGGAATGGGCAGAACACAGCAAACATGTGGGGCAATCACCGGTGGAATTCTAGTTTTAAATAGCAGGTATGGTAGAACTGAAACTACAACAGAAGAAGAACAGGAAGAATTAATTGAAAAAATACAGATACTATGTGATGTTTTCAAGAACGAGCATCAGAGTACTCAATGTCTTAAAATACTAAATGGTTGTAATCTGCGAACAGAGAAAGGTCAGAATTTGTTCAAGAATAAGAATATGATAAATATTTGTTATGGGTGTGTTCAAACAGTTGTGGGACACTTGGAGAACGTTCTCTCGGAGTAG
- a CDS encoding YdeI/OmpD-associated family protein: MFKKEIATGVVHSVPDDLRKALIADRGALSHWEAITPLARNEWICWLEDAKKPNTRRSRIERLRTELKEGVRRPCCWAGCPHRGAKESGNKPESR, translated from the coding sequence ATGTTCAAAAAAGAGATTGCCACTGGTGTGGTGCATAGTGTTCCAGATGATTTGCGGAAAGCCCTTATTGCCGATAGAGGTGCACTGTCACATTGGGAGGCTATTACACCGCTCGCACGAAATGAGTGGATTTGTTGGCTTGAGGACGCAAAGAAACCGAACACAAGGCGCAGCCGAATAGAGAGATTGCGTACTGAACTCAAAGAGGGAGTCCGCAGGCCTTGTTGTTGGGCTGGCTGCCCCCACCGAGGTGCGAAAGAGAGCGGAAATAAACCTGAGTCCAGGTGA
- a CDS encoding superoxide dismutase [Ni] — MHRQFISFSLVFTLLLIPSVSAFSHCEIPCGIYDDKMRITMLEEHITTIEKAMGQIMDLQDGDNKNQLIRWVVNKEDHANQFQEIVSQYFLTQRIKKEDKQYGQMLEVLHQMLVYAMKCKQTVDLDNVAKLKELVNEFDKLYFASHTE, encoded by the coding sequence ATGCACAGACAGTTCATTTCCTTTTCGCTGGTTTTCACCCTTCTCCTGATCCCCTCAGTCTCAGCATTTTCACATTGCGAAATTCCCTGCGGCATTTACGACGACAAGATGCGAATCACCATGCTGGAAGAGCATATAACCACCATCGAAAAGGCCATGGGACAGATAATGGATCTCCAGGACGGCGACAACAAGAACCAACTCATACGCTGGGTGGTGAACAAGGAAGACCATGCCAATCAGTTCCAGGAAATCGTCTCCCAATATTTCCTCACTCAGCGTATCAAGAAGGAAGACAAGCAGTATGGTCAAATGCTGGAAGTTCTTCATCAGATGCTGGTATATGCGATGAAATGCAAGCAGACCGTTGATCTGGACAATGTCGCCAAACTGAAAGAACTGGTCAATGAATTCGACAAATTGTACTTCGCATCCCACACTGAATGA
- a CDS encoding LemA family protein, protein MSRRILLFILLPLFLLSGCGYNSLQLKEERVLQAWADIEATLQRRADLIPNIVETVKGYAAHERETLEAVVNARAKATSVNLSPGDLSDAQAMNRLQEAQGGLSSALSRLMVVVERYPDLKANQNFLDLQNQLEGTENRINVARQRYNQAVGEFNAAIRKFPYNLTNNFLLHLDRKEYFEAEEGARQVPQVSFE, encoded by the coding sequence ATGTCAAGACGTATTCTTCTCTTTATTCTCCTGCCGCTTTTTCTGCTCAGCGGCTGTGGCTACAACAGTCTGCAGTTGAAGGAAGAACGCGTTTTGCAGGCCTGGGCGGATATTGAAGCCACCCTGCAGAGACGTGCCGATCTTATTCCCAATATCGTCGAGACGGTTAAAGGCTATGCCGCACATGAGCGGGAGACCCTGGAGGCCGTGGTCAATGCACGGGCTAAAGCAACCTCCGTCAATCTTTCACCTGGAGATTTGAGTGATGCCCAGGCTATGAACAGGCTGCAGGAGGCACAAGGCGGACTGTCGTCAGCCCTTTCACGGCTCATGGTGGTGGTTGAGCGCTATCCGGACCTCAAGGCCAACCAGAATTTTCTCGATCTGCAGAACCAGCTTGAAGGGACTGAAAACAGAATCAATGTGGCCAGGCAGCGCTACAATCAGGCGGTGGGTGAGTTCAATGCCGCCATCCGTAAATTTCCCTATAACCTGACCAACAATTTTCTGCTTCACCTGGATCGGAAAGAGTATTTTGAAGCTGAAGAAGGGGCCAGGCAGGTCCCGCAAGTTTCCTTTGAATAG
- a CDS encoding TPM domain-containing protein: MRKITVILLCLALLLSPLVGSALSREVPALKGRVNDYAGILSASTKNQIEQLLVELENSDSTQVVVLTIESLQGDNLEQFSLKVVESWKIGQSGLDNGALLLIAVEDRKVRIEVGYGLEGKLTDLMAGRIIRNVILPQFKEKDFDQGVINGVNAMIATVRGEYSDADQLGSGSNENDLMGLLAMMMFFFFFLGNILRRKKVASAIVGGIGAPLLGSIFQGFSLPLFLLLIPVGLIGGLIVSALPMRSGRSGRSGAMHIGSGGFGSSSGGFGGFSGGGGGFGGGGASGGW, encoded by the coding sequence ATGAGAAAAATAACTGTCATACTGCTTTGTCTGGCTTTATTGTTGAGCCCTCTTGTCGGATCGGCCCTGAGTCGTGAAGTACCTGCGCTCAAGGGCCGGGTAAACGATTATGCCGGAATTCTATCTGCTTCGACAAAAAACCAGATCGAGCAGCTACTGGTCGAACTCGAAAACAGCGACTCAACCCAGGTTGTCGTCTTGACTATCGAATCCTTGCAGGGAGATAATCTTGAGCAATTCTCACTCAAGGTCGTCGAAAGCTGGAAAATAGGTCAGTCCGGGCTGGATAACGGTGCGCTGCTGCTCATTGCCGTGGAAGACAGGAAAGTGCGGATTGAGGTCGGCTACGGTCTGGAGGGCAAACTCACCGATCTTATGGCCGGTAGAATCATACGTAATGTCATCCTGCCCCAATTCAAAGAGAAAGATTTTGATCAGGGCGTCATCAACGGCGTAAATGCAATGATTGCAACGGTACGTGGGGAATATAGCGATGCGGATCAGCTAGGGTCGGGTAGTAACGAGAACGACCTTATGGGGCTTTTAGCCATGATGATGTTTTTCTTCTTTTTTTTAGGTAACATCCTACGCCGTAAAAAAGTGGCAAGCGCTATTGTCGGCGGTATCGGTGCCCCCCTCCTTGGAAGTATTTTCCAGGGGTTTTCTCTGCCACTTTTTCTCCTGCTCATCCCCGTGGGTCTTATCGGCGGATTAATCGTTTCGGCCTTGCCCATGCGTTCAGGAAGATCGGGGCGATCCGGTGCTATGCATATTGGTTCCGGTGGATTTGGTTCTTCCTCCGGTGGTTTTGGCGGATTCAGCGGTGGCGGTGGCGGTTTTGGCGGCGGCGGTGCTTCGGGAGGCTGGTGA
- a CDS encoding TPM domain-containing protein has translation MKTSAQHFLTEEQQDKVTKTVQQAELTTSGEIVPMIVSACHDYAKARFLTSLLFSLPAALIIPHFLSTYLWLEPDNVYLFLCLMVPLFLVFNQVIIFYPRLAKLFLSNEEMEGEVQEEAVKCFFEEKLYATRDANGILVFISVFEKKAWILADHGIDRKIDPQIWVTLVNELTAKIKDGERCTALCQTISEIGQILQQHFPYKKDDTDELHNLIIK, from the coding sequence ATGAAAACTTCGGCACAACACTTCCTCACGGAGGAACAACAGGACAAAGTTACCAAAACGGTACAGCAGGCAGAACTCACCACCTCAGGTGAAATTGTGCCAATGATTGTCTCGGCATGCCACGACTATGCCAAAGCCAGGTTTCTGACATCCCTGCTTTTCAGTCTTCCGGCAGCCTTGATCATTCCCCATTTTCTCTCAACGTATCTCTGGCTTGAACCTGATAACGTTTATCTGTTTCTTTGTCTGATGGTACCGCTCTTTTTAGTTTTCAACCAGGTGATCATCTTCTATCCCCGTCTGGCTAAATTGTTCCTCTCCAATGAGGAGATGGAAGGTGAGGTTCAGGAAGAAGCTGTCAAATGTTTTTTCGAGGAAAAACTTTATGCCACCCGCGACGCCAATGGCATTCTCGTATTTATTTCGGTCTTCGAAAAGAAGGCATGGATTCTGGCCGATCATGGTATTGACAGAAAGATTGACCCGCAGATCTGGGTCACACTTGTCAATGAATTGACCGCAAAAATAAAAGATGGTGAGCGCTGCACCGCCCTTTGTCAAACCATATCCGAGATTGGTCAAATCCTACAGCAGCATTTTCCGTATAAAAAAGACGACACCGACGAGCTCCACAATCTCATAATTAAATAA